A section of the Agromyces aurantiacus genome encodes:
- a CDS encoding molybdopterin molybdotransferase MoeA, whose translation MPTFPPASAGVAAVSVDAHFERVLAGVAPIGRVDAVRLADAAGRTLATAVDARVDVPAFDNSAMDGYAVRRADVASASPDAPVVLDVVADLPAGSAEDRLIEPGRAARIMTGAPIPPGADAVVAVERTDGGSDRVAILAAARPAHHVRRRGEDVRAGERVLEPGVLLDAARVAAAAAAGLAELAVAAPPRVAVVATGSELVEPGAPLGRGRIHDSNSLLLAALVADAGGVVSEALRVPDDPGLLLEWIEAREPCDLVVFAGGVSVGAHDVVRHVLGGLGGVGFSRVAMQPGAPQAFGALPGGTPVFGLPGNPVSVAVSFEAFVRPALRRMLGHADVRRATWRATVDDGWRSPPGRRQYMPVALAVRDGRPVVRRATRGGAGSHLVAGLASADGFAIVPEEVEDVAAGDAVEVAITR comes from the coding sequence ATGCCGACCTTCCCGCCGGCGTCCGCGGGCGTCGCCGCCGTCTCGGTGGACGCGCACTTCGAGCGCGTCCTCGCGGGCGTCGCGCCGATCGGCCGCGTCGATGCGGTGCGACTCGCGGATGCCGCGGGGCGCACGCTCGCGACCGCCGTCGACGCCCGGGTCGACGTGCCCGCGTTCGACAACTCGGCCATGGACGGCTACGCCGTGCGGAGGGCGGATGTCGCGAGCGCGTCGCCCGACGCGCCGGTCGTGCTCGACGTGGTCGCCGACCTGCCGGCCGGCTCGGCGGAGGACCGCTTGATCGAGCCGGGTCGCGCCGCGCGCATCATGACCGGCGCGCCGATCCCGCCTGGTGCCGACGCCGTGGTGGCGGTCGAGCGCACGGACGGCGGGAGCGACCGTGTCGCGATCCTCGCCGCCGCGAGGCCGGCCCATCACGTGCGCCGTCGCGGCGAGGACGTGCGCGCCGGCGAGCGCGTGCTCGAGCCCGGCGTGCTCCTCGACGCGGCGCGGGTCGCCGCGGCCGCGGCGGCGGGACTGGCCGAGCTCGCGGTCGCGGCCCCGCCGCGGGTCGCGGTCGTCGCGACGGGCAGCGAGCTGGTCGAGCCGGGCGCCCCGCTCGGGCGCGGGCGCATCCACGACTCCAACTCGCTGCTGCTCGCGGCGCTCGTGGCCGACGCGGGCGGCGTCGTGTCCGAGGCGCTGCGCGTGCCCGACGACCCGGGGCTCCTGCTCGAGTGGATCGAGGCGCGCGAGCCGTGCGATCTCGTCGTCTTCGCGGGCGGCGTGAGCGTGGGCGCCCACGACGTGGTGCGGCACGTGCTCGGCGGGCTCGGCGGCGTCGGGTTCTCGCGCGTCGCGATGCAGCCGGGGGCGCCGCAGGCGTTCGGCGCGCTGCCGGGCGGCACGCCCGTGTTCGGGCTGCCCGGCAACCCGGTGAGCGTCGCCGTCTCATTCGAGGCGTTCGTGCGGCCCGCGCTGCGGCGCATGCTCGGGCACGCCGACGTGCGGCGGGCGACGTGGCGCGCGACGGTCGACGACGGATGGCGCTCGCCCCCCGGGCGCCGCCAGTACATGCCGGTCGCCCTCGCAGTCCGCGACGGCCGGCCCGTCGTGCGCCGCGCCACGCGAGGCGGGGCGGGCTCGCACCTCGTCGCGGGGCTCGCCTCGGCCGACGGCTTCGCGATCGTCCCGGAGGAGGTCGAGGACGTGGCTGCCGGCGACGCCGTCGAGGTGGCGATCACGCGATGA
- the moaCB gene encoding bifunctional molybdenum cofactor biosynthesis protein MoaC/MoaB, with the protein MSPLTHLDDDGRARMVDVGGKPVTHRVAIAEGRLDTTPEVVELVRSDGLKKADVLPTARIAGIAGAKRTSELIPLAHIVPLDAVSIDFGFEPSAVTIRATASTTARTGVEMEALTAVAIAGLTLHDMVKAVDPAARLGGIHLVEKRGGKRGVWRADGPGEPLEAGAAVVGEAPDASAGRRAVVLVASTRAAAGTAADTTGPVIAQWLAEHGLDADAPRVVADAAIAEALRAAVDERPAVIVTTGGTGVNPHDRTPEATRAVLDQELPGVAEAIRAAGRAATPTASLSRGLAGLAGRTLVVNLPGSRGGVADGLDVLEQLLPHLLDQVAGGDHAPRGHAHQGEADRLEHGGAPHA; encoded by the coding sequence ATGAGCCCGCTCACCCACCTCGACGACGACGGCCGCGCGCGCATGGTCGACGTCGGCGGCAAGCCGGTCACGCACCGGGTCGCGATCGCCGAGGGGCGCCTCGACACGACGCCCGAGGTCGTCGAACTCGTCCGCAGCGACGGCCTGAAGAAGGCCGACGTGCTCCCGACCGCGCGCATCGCGGGCATCGCGGGCGCGAAGCGCACGAGCGAACTGATCCCGCTCGCGCACATCGTGCCGCTCGACGCGGTCTCGATCGACTTCGGCTTCGAGCCCTCGGCCGTGACGATCCGGGCGACGGCGTCGACGACGGCGAGGACCGGGGTCGAGATGGAGGCCCTCACCGCGGTCGCGATCGCCGGCCTCACCCTCCACGACATGGTCAAGGCGGTCGACCCCGCGGCGCGGCTCGGCGGCATCCACCTCGTCGAGAAGCGCGGCGGCAAGCGCGGCGTCTGGCGTGCCGACGGCCCGGGCGAGCCGCTCGAGGCGGGCGCCGCGGTCGTGGGCGAGGCTCCGGATGCCTCGGCCGGCCGCCGCGCGGTCGTGCTCGTCGCATCCACCCGCGCGGCCGCCGGCACCGCGGCGGACACGACGGGGCCGGTCATCGCGCAGTGGCTCGCGGAGCACGGCCTCGACGCCGACGCGCCGCGCGTGGTGGCCGACGCCGCGATCGCCGAAGCGCTGCGCGCCGCGGTCGACGAGCGCCCCGCCGTCATCGTGACCACGGGCGGCACGGGCGTGAACCCGCACGACCGCACGCCCGAGGCGACCCGCGCGGTGCTCGACCAGGAGCTGCCCGGCGTCGCGGAGGCGATCCGTGCGGCGGGTCGCGCCGCCACGCCCACCGCCTCGCTCAGCCGTGGACTCGCGGGGCTCGCCGGCCGCACGCTCGTGGTGAACCTGCCGGGCTCGCGCGGCGGCGTCGCCGACGGGCTCGACGTGCTGGAACAGCTGCTGCCGCACCTGCTCGACCAGGTCGCCGGTGGCGACCACGCCCCGCGCGGGCACGCGCACCAGGGCGAGGCCGACCGGCTCGAGCACGGGGGAGCCCCGCATGCCTGA
- a CDS encoding DUF503 domain-containing protein — protein MWIGWIEFDLLLSDVHSLKEKRAVLRPALAELRRATEASVAEVGGQDLHRRGAIGVGIVASEADWVTDVLDRAERLAAAHPEFTLLATRRRPPARRR, from the coding sequence ATGTGGATCGGGTGGATCGAGTTCGACCTCCTGCTGAGCGATGTCCACTCCCTGAAGGAGAAGCGCGCGGTGCTGCGGCCCGCGCTCGCGGAGTTGCGGCGGGCGACCGAGGCCTCCGTTGCCGAGGTCGGCGGGCAGGACCTGCACCGGCGCGGCGCGATCGGCGTCGGGATCGTGGCTTCCGAGGCCGATTGGGTCACCGACGTGCTGGACCGCGCCGAGCGGCTCGCCGCGGCCCACCCCGAGTTCACGCTGCTCGCCACGCGCCGCCGCCCTCCGGCGCGGCGACGATGA
- the moaA gene encoding GTP 3',8-cyclase MoaA, giving the protein MTTLALGMPAVRRSPAEAPSIDGRPDTPALVDRFGRVAHDLRISITSACSLRCTYCMPAEGLPVIPRDELLSAPEIARLVGIAVRDLGVREVRFTGGEPLTRPDLVEIVRLSALAAPGTPLSMTTNGIGLDRKAEALRDAGLTRVNVSLDTLDREHFTRLTRRDRLPAVLAGIAGAHRAGLGPLKLNAVLMRETLHDAPELLAWAIEHACRLRFIEQMPLDADEAWVRENMVDAAELLAVLRERFVLEPVGREDPAAPAEEWLVDGGPDTVGIIASVTRPFCGACDRTRLTAEGSVRSCLFGDDETDLRALLRSGASDAELADRWRAAMWGKKAGHGIDDLDFVRPVRTMGGIGG; this is encoded by the coding sequence ATGACGACGCTCGCGCTCGGGATGCCGGCGGTGCGGCGGTCGCCGGCCGAGGCGCCGTCGATCGACGGCCGGCCCGACACGCCCGCACTCGTCGACCGCTTCGGCCGCGTCGCGCACGACCTGCGCATCTCGATCACGTCGGCCTGCTCGCTGCGGTGCACCTACTGCATGCCCGCCGAGGGCCTGCCCGTCATCCCGCGCGACGAACTGCTCTCGGCCCCCGAGATCGCCCGGCTGGTCGGCATCGCGGTGCGCGACCTCGGCGTCCGCGAGGTGCGGTTCACGGGCGGAGAACCGCTCACCCGACCCGACCTCGTCGAGATCGTGCGCCTCAGCGCCCTCGCCGCGCCCGGCACGCCCCTGTCGATGACGACGAACGGCATCGGGCTCGACCGGAAGGCCGAAGCGCTGCGCGACGCCGGCCTCACGCGCGTGAACGTCTCGCTCGACACGCTCGACCGCGAGCACTTCACGCGCCTGACCCGACGCGACCGGCTTCCGGCGGTGCTCGCGGGCATCGCCGGTGCGCATCGCGCCGGCCTGGGTCCGCTCAAGCTCAACGCGGTCCTCATGCGCGAGACGCTGCACGACGCGCCCGAGCTGCTCGCCTGGGCGATCGAGCACGCGTGCCGCCTGCGGTTCATCGAGCAGATGCCGCTCGACGCCGACGAGGCATGGGTCCGCGAGAACATGGTCGACGCGGCCGAGCTGCTCGCCGTGCTGCGCGAGCGATTCGTGCTCGAACCGGTCGGCCGCGAGGATCCGGCCGCGCCGGCCGAGGAGTGGCTCGTCGACGGCGGCCCCGACACCGTGGGCATCATCGCCTCGGTGACACGGCCCTTCTGCGGGGCGTGCGACCGCACTCGGCTCACCGCCGAGGGGTCGGTGCGCTCGTGCCTGTTCGGCGACGATGAGACCGACCTGCGCGCGCTGCTCCGCTCCGGGGCATCCGACGCCGAGCTCGCCGACCGGTGGCGCGCGGCCATGTGGGGCAAGAAGGCCGGGCACGGGATCGACGACCTCGACTTCGTGCGTCCGGTCAGGACGATGGGGGGCATCGGTGGCTGA
- a CDS encoding sulfite oxidase-like oxidoreductase, with the protein MSFITRGFSGRGRERDDRLPPGQTLVGDFPVLSAGPTPDIDTADWAFTIRTESGVDHTWTWDEFMALPIEDVTTDIHCVTHWSKLGTGWRGVALDTLFEGVDTDYGYTMAHSYGGYTTNVPLEDLLDGKAWVAFEFDGEPLDPEHGGPARLLVPHLYFWKSAKWVRGLTMMEEDEPGFWEQNGYHLRGDPWKEERYW; encoded by the coding sequence ATGTCGTTCATCACCAGGGGATTCAGCGGGCGTGGTCGCGAGCGGGACGACCGATTGCCACCTGGGCAGACGCTCGTGGGCGACTTCCCCGTGCTCTCCGCCGGGCCCACGCCCGACATCGACACCGCCGACTGGGCCTTCACGATCCGCACCGAGTCGGGCGTCGACCACACGTGGACCTGGGACGAGTTCATGGCGCTGCCCATCGAGGACGTCACGACCGACATCCACTGCGTCACGCACTGGTCGAAGCTCGGCACCGGATGGCGCGGGGTCGCGCTCGACACGCTGTTCGAGGGCGTCGACACCGACTACGGCTACACGATGGCGCACAGCTACGGCGGCTACACCACCAACGTGCCCCTCGAGGACCTGCTCGACGGCAAGGCGTGGGTCGCGTTCGAGTTCGACGGCGAGCCGCTCGACCCCGAGCACGGCGGTCCGGCGCGGCTGCTCGTGCCGCACCTCTACTTCTGGAAGAGCGCGAAGTGGGTGCGCGGGCTCACCATGATGGAGGAGGACGAGCCCGGGTTCTGGGAGCAGAACGGGTACCACCTGCGCGGCGATCCGTGGAAGGAGGAGCGGTACTGGTGA
- the hutI gene encoding imidazolonepropionase, whose product MARPAVSSRLLVTGIGELVTNDPAPGREGGPLGILRDAALLAEDGVITWIGPSAEAPELVAAPASASDHRVGDPGGPSRQEAAEIAHSMDDTAHPHPHRIEVVDARGRAVIPGFVDSHTHLVFGGDRADEFAARMAGRAYEAGGIRSTVAATRAASDDELRARLAGFVRELHRHGTTTFEVKTGYGLTVADEARLARLAREVTDEVTFLGAHVVPAEFREPDGPGADAYVDLVVGEMLVACAPHARWVDAFCERGAFDAAQSRRVLEAGRAAGLGVRVHGNQLGEGPGVRLAVELDAASVDHCTYLSDADVAALAGSGTVATLLPGVEFSTRQPYPDARRLIDAGVTVALASDCNPGSSFTSSMPFCIAVAVRDMGMTPAEAVWAATAGGAAALRRTDVGALRPGAFADLTMLDATSHVHLAYRPGVPLIAETWKDGVPVG is encoded by the coding sequence ATGGCGCGACCCGCCGTCTCCTCGCGGCTGCTCGTGACGGGCATCGGCGAACTCGTCACGAACGACCCGGCGCCCGGGCGAGAGGGCGGCCCGCTCGGCATCCTGCGCGACGCCGCGCTGCTCGCCGAGGACGGCGTGATCACGTGGATCGGGCCGTCCGCGGAGGCACCGGAGCTCGTGGCCGCGCCGGCGAGCGCGTCCGATCATCGAGTGGGCGATCCTGGCGGCCCGAGCCGCCAGGAGGCCGCCGAGATCGCCCACTCGATGGATGACACCGCGCACCCGCACCCGCACCGGATCGAGGTCGTCGACGCACGCGGTCGCGCGGTGATCCCCGGATTCGTCGACTCGCACACGCACCTCGTGTTCGGCGGCGATCGCGCGGACGAGTTCGCGGCGCGGATGGCCGGCCGCGCGTACGAGGCGGGCGGCATCCGCTCGACCGTCGCGGCGACGCGAGCGGCGAGCGACGACGAGCTGCGCGCGCGCCTCGCGGGCTTCGTGCGCGAGCTGCACCGGCATGGCACGACGACCTTCGAGGTGAAGACCGGGTACGGGCTGACCGTCGCCGACGAGGCGCGGCTCGCCCGGCTGGCCCGCGAGGTGACCGACGAGGTCACGTTCCTGGGCGCGCACGTCGTGCCGGCCGAGTTCCGTGAACCCGACGGCCCGGGCGCCGACGCGTACGTCGACCTCGTGGTCGGCGAGATGCTCGTGGCGTGCGCGCCGCACGCCCGCTGGGTCGACGCGTTCTGCGAGCGCGGCGCGTTCGACGCCGCGCAGTCGCGGCGCGTGCTCGAGGCCGGCCGCGCGGCGGGCCTCGGTGTGCGCGTGCACGGCAACCAGCTCGGCGAGGGCCCGGGCGTTCGCCTGGCCGTCGAGCTCGACGCGGCCTCCGTCGACCACTGCACCTACCTCTCCGACGCGGATGTCGCCGCGCTCGCGGGCTCGGGCACGGTCGCGACGCTGCTGCCCGGCGTGGAGTTCTCGACGCGGCAGCCCTACCCCGACGCGCGCCGGCTGATCGACGCGGGCGTCACCGTGGCGCTCGCGAGCGACTGCAACCCCGGGTCGAGCTTCACGAGCTCGATGCCGTTCTGCATCGCGGTCGCGGTGCGCGACATGGGCATGACGCCGGCCGAGGCCGTGTGGGCGGCGACGGCGGGCGGTGCCGCGGCGCTGCGGCGAACGGATGTCGGCGCGCTGCGGCCGGGCGCGTTCGCCGACCTCACGATGCTCGACGCGACCTCGCACGTGCACCTCGCGTACCGCCCGGGCGTGCCGCTGATCGCGGAGACCTGGAAGGACGGCGTGCCCGTCGGCTGA
- a CDS encoding molybdenum cofactor biosynthesis protein MoaE, protein MPDADVLALVTTEVLDRAALEAFVRSRRDGALVTFEGVIRDHDHGEPVTALDYEAHPEAERFLRETCAEVARETGLRVAAAHRVGALAIGDVALVACVAAPHRAEAFAACALLVDRIKERTPIWKRQHLEGGTTEWVNL, encoded by the coding sequence ATGCCTGACGCCGACGTGCTCGCGCTGGTCACGACCGAGGTGCTTGACCGGGCCGCGCTCGAGGCGTTCGTCCGGTCGCGACGGGACGGCGCGCTCGTGACCTTCGAGGGCGTCATCCGCGACCACGACCACGGCGAGCCGGTCACCGCGCTCGACTACGAGGCGCACCCCGAGGCGGAGCGGTTCCTGCGCGAGACCTGTGCCGAGGTGGCTCGCGAGACCGGGTTGCGCGTCGCCGCGGCCCACCGGGTCGGCGCGCTCGCGATCGGCGACGTGGCGCTCGTCGCGTGCGTCGCCGCGCCCCACCGTGCGGAGGCCTTCGCCGCGTGCGCGCTGCTCGTCGACCGGATCAAGGAGCGCACGCCGATCTGGAAGCGGCAGCACCTCGAGGGCGGCACCACGGAGTGGGTCAACCTCTGA
- a CDS encoding DUF2200 domain-containing protein, with amino-acid sequence MAAHRIFATSFASIHPLYVQKAERKGRTSAEVDEVIRWLTGYDDAGLQEAIADGRDLEAFFASAPAFNPDAALITGVVCGVRVEQIEDPLMQRIRYMDKLVDELARGKKMGSILRSA; translated from the coding sequence ATGGCCGCGCACCGCATCTTCGCGACGAGCTTCGCGAGCATCCATCCGCTCTACGTGCAGAAGGCCGAACGCAAGGGCCGCACGAGCGCCGAGGTCGACGAGGTGATCCGGTGGCTCACGGGCTACGACGACGCCGGCCTGCAGGAGGCCATTGCGGACGGCCGCGACCTCGAGGCTTTCTTCGCAAGCGCGCCCGCCTTCAATCCGGACGCCGCCCTGATCACCGGCGTGGTCTGCGGCGTGCGCGTCGAGCAGATCGAGGATCCGCTGATGCAGCGCATCCGCTACATGGACAAGCTCGTCGACGAACTCGCACGCGGGAAGAAGATGGGCTCGATCCTCCGGAGCGCGTGA
- a CDS encoding DUF6510 family protein, producing the protein MTGHLDGNALAGPLADFFSFDITTTTGRCNACGTVAEFARAMVYMSGAGTVVRCATCDHVLAVLVDTGERAWIDLAGVSAIEVRR; encoded by the coding sequence ATGACCGGCCACCTCGACGGCAACGCGCTCGCCGGCCCGCTCGCCGACTTCTTCTCGTTCGACATCACGACCACGACCGGGCGGTGCAACGCGTGCGGCACCGTCGCCGAGTTCGCCCGCGCGATGGTCTACATGAGCGGCGCCGGCACCGTCGTGCGCTGCGCGACCTGCGACCACGTGCTCGCGGTGCTCGTCGACACGGGCGAGCGCGCCTGGATCGACCTCGCGGGCGTCAGCGCGATCGAGGTGCGGCGGTAG
- a CDS encoding NTP transferase domain-containing protein, whose translation MRSLDAVILAGGHAGRLGGASKPDLVVGGRPLLETAIAAVRSAGGERVVVVGPPELEAYGCPVVREDPPFGGPVAALAAGLAALGSVGAGGDGAVAPARDVLVLACDMPGAVGAAARLVAARAATPGSDGVCLVDVTGRAQWLAAVYSRAALARAFDVLTGPTGDPAALDGAAMRRLAASLDLTTVADDGTTHDIDTWSDLAEARRRTGGDTMADSQHPAILDEWVAEAAAIAGIDPADVPIGTLLDLARRAAHGVARPAAPVTTFVLGLAIGSGRSADDLTTLADRLGALAEQRGAAGEGAAM comes from the coding sequence ATGAGGTCCCTCGACGCGGTCATCCTCGCGGGGGGTCACGCCGGCCGTCTCGGCGGCGCCAGCAAGCCCGACCTCGTCGTGGGCGGGCGTCCCCTGCTGGAGACCGCGATCGCGGCGGTCCGATCCGCGGGCGGCGAGCGGGTCGTCGTCGTCGGTCCGCCGGAGCTCGAGGCCTACGGCTGCCCCGTGGTCCGCGAGGACCCGCCGTTCGGCGGCCCGGTCGCCGCGCTCGCCGCCGGGCTCGCGGCGCTCGGGAGTGTCGGGGCGGGCGGTGACGGAGCGGTCGCTCCGGCTCGCGACGTGCTCGTGCTCGCATGCGACATGCCCGGAGCGGTGGGCGCCGCCGCCCGGCTCGTCGCCGCGCGCGCGGCGACGCCGGGCAGCGACGGGGTCTGCCTCGTCGACGTGACCGGACGCGCGCAGTGGCTCGCCGCGGTGTACTCGCGGGCGGCGCTCGCACGTGCGTTCGACGTGCTGACGGGACCGACCGGCGACCCGGCCGCGCTCGACGGCGCCGCGATGCGCCGGCTCGCGGCATCCCTCGACCTGACCACCGTCGCCGACGACGGGACGACGCACGACATCGACACGTGGAGCGACCTCGCCGAGGCGCGCCGCCGGACCGGAGGAGACACCATGGCCGATTCCCAGCACCCCGCGATCCTGGACGAGTGGGTCGCCGAGGCCGCCGCGATCGCGGGCATCGACCCGGCCGACGTGCCCATCGGCACGCTGCTCGATCTCGCGCGACGCGCGGCGCACGGGGTCGCGCGCCCGGCCGCCCCCGTCACGACCTTCGTCCTCGGCCTCGCGATCGGCTCGGGCCGCTCGGCCGACGACCTCACGACGCTCGCCGACCGCCTCGGCGCGCTCGCCGAGCAGCGCGGCGCCGCGGGCGAGGGCGCCGCGATGTGA
- a CDS encoding molybdopterin molybdotransferase MoeA: MAERIPVDEHARFVRSLLAPLGARPTERVRLDDALGRITASPVESPIALPPFRNAQMDGFAVRGADVAEAPVELPVAGEIAAAPGAPADLAPGTAVRIMTGAPVPAGADAVVPVEDTEPGDAGSVRILRGRAVGEYVREPGSDLAAGSDVLPPGLRLAPRHLAAAAASGLTALLVRERVRVAVISTGSELVAPGEPIGPGEIPDANGTALVAAVRAAGAVVVHTARVRDDVATLHAELDAAVDAGAELVLTSGGISQGAYEVVRELIEPLGAWVGSVAMQPGGPQATGVYRGVPLIGFPGNPVSAQLSFALFVAPSLRAIAGLPPAGTDRLALAEPVASVAGRRQYLRGRRTPDGRAEPVGGPGSHLVAALAASDLLIVVPEEVTRLDAGALVDTVDL, encoded by the coding sequence ATGGCCGAGCGGATCCCCGTGGACGAGCACGCGCGGTTCGTGCGGTCGCTGCTCGCGCCGCTCGGCGCCCGCCCGACCGAGCGCGTGCGGCTCGACGATGCGCTCGGCCGGATCACCGCGTCGCCCGTCGAGTCGCCGATCGCGCTGCCCCCGTTCCGCAACGCCCAGATGGACGGGTTCGCGGTCCGGGGCGCCGACGTCGCCGAGGCCCCCGTCGAGCTGCCCGTCGCCGGCGAGATCGCGGCCGCGCCCGGTGCGCCGGCCGATCTCGCCCCCGGCACGGCGGTGCGCATCATGACGGGCGCGCCCGTGCCCGCGGGGGCCGATGCCGTCGTACCCGTCGAGGACACCGAGCCCGGCGACGCCGGCAGCGTGCGCATCCTCCGCGGGCGCGCGGTCGGCGAGTACGTGCGGGAGCCCGGCTCCGACCTCGCGGCCGGCTCCGACGTGCTGCCGCCCGGACTCCGGCTCGCGCCGCGCCACCTGGCCGCGGCGGCGGCATCCGGCCTCACCGCGCTGCTCGTGCGCGAGCGTGTGCGCGTCGCGGTCATCAGCACGGGCAGCGAGCTCGTCGCGCCGGGCGAGCCGATCGGCCCGGGTGAGATCCCCGACGCGAACGGCACCGCGCTCGTCGCCGCCGTGCGTGCGGCCGGCGCGGTCGTCGTCCACACGGCCCGCGTGCGCGACGACGTCGCGACGCTGCACGCCGAACTCGACGCGGCGGTCGACGCCGGGGCCGAGCTCGTCCTGACGAGCGGCGGGATCTCGCAGGGCGCGTACGAGGTCGTGCGCGAGCTCATCGAGCCGCTCGGGGCGTGGGTCGGGTCGGTCGCCATGCAACCCGGCGGCCCGCAGGCCACCGGCGTCTACCGCGGGGTGCCGCTCATCGGGTTCCCCGGCAACCCCGTGAGCGCGCAGCTCTCGTTCGCCCTCTTCGTGGCGCCGTCGCTGCGCGCGATCGCGGGACTGCCGCCGGCCGGCACCGACCGGCTGGCGCTCGCCGAGCCGGTCGCGTCCGTCGCCGGCCGACGCCAGTACCTGCGCGGCCGGCGCACGCCCGACGGCCGAGCCGAGCCGGTGGGCGGTCCGGGCTCGCACCTCGTCGCCGCCCTCGCGGCCTCCGACCTGCTCATCGTCGTCCCCGAGGAGGTCACGCGGCTGGACGCCGGCGCCCTCGTCGATACCGTGGACCTATGA
- a CDS encoding MoaD/ThiS family protein, with protein sequence MAEGTTTSVAGSVSTGTSVLVRYFAAAAEAAGVEEERIEFAGLADQAPTVGALRDLLVERYGPAMARVVANGSFLVDGVVRRDPATPLGAQVDVLPPFAGG encoded by the coding sequence GTGGCTGAGGGAACGACGACGAGCGTCGCGGGATCCGTCTCGACCGGCACGTCGGTGCTAGTTCGGTATTTCGCGGCGGCGGCCGAGGCCGCGGGCGTCGAGGAGGAGCGCATCGAGTTCGCGGGCCTCGCCGACCAGGCGCCGACCGTCGGCGCCCTGCGCGACCTCCTCGTCGAGCGCTACGGCCCGGCCATGGCGCGCGTGGTCGCGAACGGGTCGTTCCTCGTCGACGGCGTCGTGCGCCGCGACCCGGCGACCCCGCTCGGGGCGCAGGTCGACGTGCTTCCGCCCTTCGCGGGCGGCTGA
- a CDS encoding ferredoxin reductase, whose product MSADGIAAPPGASPLAAIRAVPRAGWHVATVAATHRETPNASRIELDVDGWPGNAAGQHLDVRLTAPDAYTATRSYSIASSGDSTRVVLAVDKLPDGEVSPFLVDDLRAGDQLEVHGPLGAFFVWRPAVESGDDRPVQLIAGGSGVVPLYAMAHAHADASDPTPFRLLYSVRTPRDVYFADEWRALAAASAPLQVDLVYTRQAPDDWPAPPGRITREALEAAVIPAAERPRVYVCGSTGFVERVADWLVGLGHAPGDIRTERYGGT is encoded by the coding sequence GTGAGTGCCGACGGGATCGCGGCGCCACCGGGCGCGTCGCCGCTCGCGGCGATACGCGCCGTGCCGCGGGCCGGATGGCACGTCGCCACGGTCGCGGCCACGCACCGCGAGACGCCCAACGCCAGCCGCATCGAGCTCGATGTCGACGGCTGGCCGGGCAACGCCGCAGGCCAGCACCTCGACGTGCGGCTGACCGCCCCCGACGCGTACACCGCGACGCGCTCGTACTCGATCGCCTCGTCGGGCGACTCGACGCGGGTCGTGCTCGCGGTCGACAAGCTGCCCGACGGCGAGGTCTCGCCGTTCCTCGTCGACGACCTGCGCGCGGGCGACCAGCTCGAGGTGCACGGGCCGCTCGGCGCGTTCTTCGTGTGGCGGCCCGCGGTCGAGTCGGGCGACGACCGACCGGTCCAGCTCATCGCGGGCGGTTCGGGGGTCGTGCCGCTCTACGCCATGGCGCACGCGCACGCCGACGCGAGCGACCCGACGCCCTTCCGGCTGCTCTACTCGGTGCGCACGCCGCGCGACGTGTACTTCGCCGACGAGTGGCGCGCGCTCGCCGCGGCATCCGCACCGCTGCAGGTGGACCTCGTCTACACGCGGCAGGCGCCCGACGACTGGCCGGCCCCGCCCGGCCGTATCACGCGCGAGGCGCTCGAGGCGGCCGTCATCCCCGCCGCCGAACGGCCCCGCGTGTACGTGTGCGGCTCGACCGGTTTCGTCGAGCGCGTCGCGGACTGGCTCGTCGGCCTGGGCCACGCGCCCGGCGACATCCGCACCGAACGATACGGAGGCACGTGA
- a CDS encoding DUF503 domain-containing protein translates to MWIGWIEFDVLLGDVHSLKQKRAVLRPLLAELRRATEASVAEVGDQELHRRAAIGAGVVAAGAERVTEVLDRAERLVAAHPEFTLLSARRRLRRSDDD, encoded by the coding sequence GTGTGGATCGGCTGGATCGAGTTCGACGTGCTGCTCGGCGACGTGCACTCGCTGAAGCAGAAGCGCGCGGTGCTGCGGCCCCTCCTGGCTGAGTTGCGGCGGGCGACCGAGGCATCCGTCGCCGAGGTGGGCGACCAGGAGTTGCACCGGCGCGCCGCGATCGGCGCGGGAGTGGTCGCGGCGGGCGCCGAGCGCGTCACCGAGGTGCTCGACCGCGCCGAGCGCCTGGTCGCCGCGCACCCCGAGTTCACGCTGCTCTCGGCGCGTCGCCGCCTGCGGCGCAGCGACGACGACTGA